Proteins encoded by one window of Deinococcus aerophilus:
- a CDS encoding pyridoxal phosphate-dependent aminotransferase produces MPQLLFRARASQESVFARMSRLAAQFGAVNLGQGFPSDAPPAFLLEAARRAVGTHDQYSPPAGLPVLRDAIGADLGVDGGDVIVTGGATEALNVLALALYGPGDEVLMLEPVFDVYLPQARLAGATPVTVPMQLSAAKGWTLDLGALRAAVTERTRAILLNSPYNPTGTVLSREELEQIVALARAHDLWIISDEVYDELYFGAPPVPVRTLAPERTFTVGSAGKRLEATGWRIGWIACPPGAGVAGNIAGVRQQGSFCSPTPLQAAVAAALPLARTEGFYDHLRSEYAARQQLLADGLRDLGATVFTPRGTYFLTVLHPSWRAETLVEHAGVAVIPGEAFYAHHPAPEGLLRVAFCKSRSEIARALERLARVPSP; encoded by the coding sequence ATGCCGCAGCTGTTGTTCCGCGCCCGCGCCTCGCAGGAGAGTGTCTTCGCCCGCATGAGCCGCCTCGCGGCGCAGTTCGGGGCCGTGAACCTGGGGCAGGGCTTTCCCTCGGACGCGCCCCCGGCTTTTCTGCTGGAGGCGGCGCGGCGGGCGGTGGGCACCCACGACCAGTACAGCCCGCCCGCCGGACTGCCGGTTTTGCGGGACGCCATCGGCGCGGACCTGGGGGTGGACGGCGGCGACGTGATCGTGACCGGCGGCGCGACTGAGGCGCTGAATGTGCTCGCGCTGGCCCTGTACGGTCCGGGCGATGAGGTCCTGATGCTGGAGCCGGTATTCGACGTGTACCTGCCGCAGGCGCGGTTGGCCGGGGCGACCCCCGTGACGGTGCCCATGCAGCTGTCCGCGGCGAAGGGCTGGACCCTGGACCTGGGTGCGCTGCGGGCCGCCGTGACGGAGCGAACGCGGGCCATTCTGCTCAACAGTCCGTACAACCCCACCGGCACGGTGCTGTCGCGGGAGGAGCTGGAACAGATCGTGGCGCTGGCCCGCGCCCACGACCTGTGGATCATCAGCGACGAGGTCTATGACGAGCTGTACTTCGGCGCTCCCCCCGTGCCGGTCCGCACGCTGGCCCCCGAGCGCACCTTCACGGTCGGCAGCGCGGGCAAACGGCTGGAGGCGACCGGCTGGCGCATCGGCTGGATCGCGTGTCCACCGGGAGCGGGCGTGGCGGGCAACATCGCGGGCGTGCGGCAGCAGGGGTCCTTCTGCTCGCCCACTCCCCTGCAGGCAGCCGTGGCGGCGGCCCTGCCCCTGGCCCGCACCGAGGGCTTCTACGACCATCTGAGAAGCGAATACGCCGCCCGGCAGCAGTTGCTTGCAGACGGCCTGCGTGACCTGGGCGCCACCGTCTTCACCCCGCGCGGCACGTATTTCCTGACCGTCCTGCATCCCTCCTGGCGGGCCGAGACGCTGGTGGAACACGCCGGGGTCGCCGTGATTCCCGGTGAGGCGTTCTACGCCCATCACCCCGCACCCGAGGGGCTGCTGCGGGTGGCCTTCTGCAAGTCGCGCAGCGAGATCGCGCGCGCCCTGGAGCGGCTGGCCCGGGTTCCCTCTCCCTGA
- a CDS encoding argininosuccinate synthase, with translation MTQTSPTSSRDKIVLAYSGGLDTSIILKWLQTERNYDVVCFTADLGQGDEVEEARVKALNTGAVAAYALDLREEFVRDYVFPMFRSSALYEGYYLLGTSIARPLIAKKMVEIAAQEGAVAVSHGATGKGNDQVRFEMTAYALNPDIVTVAPWRDWDFQGRADLEAFAREHGIPVPTTKKDPWSTDANMLHISYEGGILEDPWTEPPAHMFKLTVGPEEAPDTAEYVEVEFENGDPVALNGERLSPAELLQKANELGGRHGIGRIDLVENRFVGMKSRGVYETPGGTLLYHARRAVESLTLDREVLHQRDALGVKYAELVYNGFWFAPEREALQVYIDHVAQSVTGTARLKLYKGNCDVVGRKAPQSLYDKDLVSFEAGGDYNQHDAGAFIKLNALRMRVQARVQARAEQKDAAKV, from the coding sequence ATGACGCAGACTTCCCCCACATCCAGCCGCGACAAGATCGTCCTCGCCTACAGCGGGGGCCTGGACACCTCCATCATCCTCAAATGGCTCCAGACCGAGCGCAACTACGACGTCGTGTGCTTTACCGCCGACCTGGGCCAGGGCGACGAGGTGGAAGAGGCCCGGGTCAAGGCCCTGAACACCGGAGCGGTGGCCGCCTACGCGCTGGACCTGCGCGAGGAATTCGTGCGCGACTACGTGTTTCCGATGTTCCGCAGCAGCGCACTGTACGAGGGCTATTACCTGCTGGGCACGAGCATCGCCCGCCCGCTGATCGCCAAGAAGATGGTCGAAATCGCCGCCCAGGAGGGCGCGGTGGCCGTTTCGCACGGCGCGACCGGCAAGGGCAACGATCAGGTGCGCTTTGAGATGACCGCCTACGCCCTGAACCCCGACATCGTGACGGTGGCCCCGTGGCGCGACTGGGACTTTCAGGGCCGCGCCGACCTGGAGGCCTTTGCCCGTGAACACGGTATTCCGGTGCCCACCACCAAGAAAGACCCCTGGAGCACCGACGCGAACATGCTGCACATCTCCTACGAGGGCGGCATCCTCGAAGACCCCTGGACCGAGCCGCCCGCGCACATGTTCAAGCTGACGGTTGGCCCCGAGGAGGCCCCGGACACCGCCGAGTACGTGGAAGTGGAGTTCGAGAACGGCGACCCGGTGGCCCTCAACGGAGAGCGGCTGTCGCCCGCCGAACTGCTGCAGAAGGCCAATGAGCTGGGCGGCAGGCACGGCATCGGACGCATTGATCTGGTGGAAAACCGTTTCGTGGGCATGAAGTCGCGCGGCGTGTACGAGACGCCCGGCGGCACGCTGCTGTATCACGCCCGCCGCGCGGTCGAGAGCCTGACCCTGGACCGGGAGGTGCTGCACCAGCGCGACGCCCTGGGGGTCAAGTACGCCGAGCTGGTCTACAACGGGTTCTGGTTTGCCCCGGAGCGCGAGGCCCTGCAGGTGTACATCGATCACGTCGCGCAGTCGGTCACCGGCACGGCCCGCCTGAAGCTGTACAAGGGCAACTGTGACGTGGTGGGCCGCAAGGCCCCGCAGAGCCTGTACGACAAGGATCTGGTGTCCTTTGAGGCGGGCGGCGACTACAACCAGCACGATGCCGGGGCGTTCATCAAGCTCAACGCCCTGCGCATGCGCGTGCAGGCGCGGGTTCAGGCCCGGGCCGAGCAGAAGGACGCGGCGAAGGTCTGA
- a CDS encoding GNAT family N-acetyltransferase produces the protein MPLPSGFTLRPALPADAERIQAQRDAMFTDMGSDVARVRAASAASLEWLRGGLTDGTYSGVLLETGGDVVAGAGVIWQEFPPSPRSLAPVRAYILNVYVVPPHRGQGVARRLVQALLAECAARGVEQVSLHASDAGKRTYETLGFVATNEMRLTLEAP, from the coding sequence ATGCCTCTACCTTCCGGCTTCACCCTGCGCCCCGCCCTGCCGGCGGATGCTGAGCGGATCCAGGCCCAGCGCGACGCCATGTTCACCGACATGGGCAGTGACGTGGCGCGGGTGCGGGCCGCCTCGGCGGCCAGTCTGGAGTGGCTGCGCGGCGGCCTGACAGACGGTACGTATTCTGGCGTCCTGCTGGAAACCGGGGGTGACGTTGTGGCCGGAGCAGGCGTGATCTGGCAGGAGTTTCCGCCCAGTCCACGCAGCCTTGCGCCGGTCAGGGCCTACATCCTCAACGTCTATGTGGTCCCGCCGCACCGTGGACAGGGAGTGGCACGGCGGCTGGTGCAGGCCCTGCTGGCCGAGTGCGCGGCGCGCGGCGTGGAGCAGGTCAGCCTGCACGCCTCGGACGCAGGGAAGCGTACGTACGAGACCCTGGGGTTCGTGGCCACCAACGAGATGCGCCTGACGCTGGAGGCTCCGTGA
- a CDS encoding GNAT family N-acetyltransferase codes for MIRSLTPADLPAFHAVMQAAGMDPRSSWSRTTPGDLEAALFAPGAGGFVAVTGEEVSGCVGFRPDGAQTLTLNRLATVPRVRGQGVGTALVRAVEAVAAAGGFERVLLAVSRFNLGVIPFYEGLGYVRSDEPYRFAHSDSPGPAVLVKAISTPPTSPQKALT; via the coding sequence GTGATCCGGTCCCTCACACCCGCCGACCTGCCCGCCTTTCACGCCGTGATGCAGGCGGCGGGCATGGACCCCCGGTCCAGCTGGAGCCGCACGACGCCCGGGGACCTGGAGGCGGCGCTGTTCGCTCCCGGAGCCGGCGGTTTCGTCGCCGTGACGGGGGAAGAGGTCAGCGGCTGCGTGGGCTTTCGCCCGGACGGAGCGCAGACGCTGACCCTCAACCGCCTGGCCACCGTGCCGCGGGTGCGCGGCCAGGGTGTCGGCACGGCGCTGGTACGGGCGGTAGAGGCCGTGGCCGCCGCGGGTGGATTTGAGCGGGTACTGCTTGCCGTCTCGCGGTTCAACCTGGGCGTAATTCCGTTTTATGAAGGCCTGGGGTATGTCCGAAGTGATGAACCCTACCGTTTCGCCCATTCGGACAGTCCGGGGCCGGCGGTGCTGGTCAAGGCCATTTCAACTCCTCCGACCTCTCCTCAAAAGGCCCTGACATGA
- the argH gene encoding argininosuccinate lyase yields MTNMKDKKLWGGRFAEATDGLVELFNASVSFDQRLAEQDIRGSLAHVAMLGQVDILTGEEVAQISGGLEAVLEDIRAGNFEWRLDREDVHMNVEAALRDRIGPVAGKLHTARSRNDQVAVDFRLFTKEACLDLAAQTRALRAVMVTEAERTLDAGIILPGYTHLQVAQPILLAHWFMAYAAMLERDEGRFLDAAVRMDASPLGSSALAGTPWPIDRHTVATALGFARPTANSLDGVGSRDFALEFLSACAILSAHLSRLSEELILYSTFEFGFLTLPDSHTTGSSIMPQKKNPDVSELARGKAGRVFGNLMGLLTVVKGTPLAYNKDLQEDKEGVFDSYDTLSIVLRLYADMMPKCEWHAEKTREAAARGYSTATDVADFLARQGVPFREAHEVVGGLVGLASRSGRQLWELTDEELRAAHPLLNAGVAASLTVEESVAGRQSYGGTAPVRVREAVDTAKAALGLASEG; encoded by the coding sequence ATGACCAACATGAAAGACAAGAAACTCTGGGGAGGCCGCTTCGCCGAAGCCACCGACGGCCTCGTGGAGCTGTTTAACGCCTCCGTCTCCTTCGACCAGCGCCTCGCCGAGCAGGACATTCGCGGCTCGCTGGCGCACGTTGCGATGCTGGGTCAGGTGGACATCCTGACGGGGGAGGAGGTGGCGCAGATCAGCGGCGGCCTGGAGGCTGTGCTGGAAGACATCCGTGCCGGAAATTTTGAATGGCGGCTGGACCGCGAGGACGTCCACATGAACGTGGAAGCTGCCCTGCGCGACCGCATCGGCCCGGTGGCGGGCAAGCTGCACACCGCGCGCAGCCGCAACGATCAGGTGGCGGTGGACTTCCGCCTGTTTACCAAGGAGGCCTGCCTGGATCTGGCCGCCCAGACCCGCGCCCTGCGCGCAGTGATGGTGACAGAAGCCGAGCGGACGCTGGACGCCGGCATCATCCTGCCCGGCTACACCCACCTGCAGGTGGCGCAGCCCATCTTGCTCGCGCACTGGTTCATGGCCTACGCCGCCATGCTCGAGCGCGACGAGGGCCGCTTTCTGGACGCCGCCGTCCGCATGGACGCCTCGCCGCTGGGCAGCTCCGCGCTGGCCGGCACGCCGTGGCCGATTGACCGCCACACCGTCGCCACCGCGCTGGGTTTTGCCCGTCCCACCGCCAACAGCCTCGACGGCGTGGGCAGCCGGGATTTCGCGCTGGAGTTTCTCTCGGCCTGCGCGATCCTCTCGGCCCACCTCTCGCGCCTGTCCGAGGAACTGATCCTGTATTCCACCTTCGAATTCGGGTTCCTGACCCTGCCGGATTCGCATACCACGGGCAGCAGCATCATGCCGCAGAAGAAGAACCCGGACGTGTCTGAGCTGGCGCGTGGCAAGGCGGGGCGTGTTTTCGGCAACCTGATGGGCCTGCTCACCGTGGTCAAGGGCACGCCGCTGGCGTACAACAAGGACCTGCAAGAGGACAAGGAAGGGGTGTTTGACAGCTACGACACCCTGAGCATCGTGCTGCGGCTGTACGCCGACATGATGCCCAAATGCGAGTGGCACGCCGAGAAGACGCGCGAGGCGGCGGCGCGGGGCTACAGCACGGCGACCGACGTGGCCGACTTTCTGGCCCGCCAGGGTGTTCCCTTCCGGGAAGCACACGAGGTTGTGGGCGGGCTGGTGGGGCTGGCCTCACGCTCGGGCCGGCAGCTGTGGGAGCTGACGGATGAGGAGCTGCGCGCCGCCCACCCGCTGCTGAACGCCGGGGTCGCCGCCTCATTGACGGTGGAAGAAAGCGTGGCGGGCCGTCAGAGTTACGGCGGAACTGCCCCGGTGCGTGTGCGCGAGGCCGTGGATACGGCGAAGGCGGCGCTGGGTCTGGCGTCGGAGGGCTGA
- a CDS encoding HIT family protein, which translates to MLNVMVCLDGTLLGQRQTEWAHWQARPHENPLSTRAGFAGGEVTLENALCVYTQDARYFEGLPHSGLIVTKRPCETVFDLTPAEAAAVHELLAEVRAHLDATVRPDGYTVGWNVFPAGGAHIPHVHLHVIPRWNTDASAGAGLRYFLKAAAQAAERRHKHEATPISSPSHSPEVFP; encoded by the coding sequence ATGCTGAACGTGATGGTGTGCCTGGACGGCACGCTGCTGGGCCAGCGGCAAACCGAGTGGGCGCACTGGCAGGCCCGCCCGCATGAGAACCCGCTGTCCACCCGGGCCGGGTTCGCGGGGGGCGAGGTCACGCTGGAGAACGCGCTGTGCGTCTATACCCAGGACGCCCGCTATTTCGAGGGGTTGCCGCACTCGGGGCTGATCGTCACCAAACGTCCCTGCGAGACCGTCTTCGACCTGACCCCCGCCGAGGCCGCCGCCGTTCACGAACTGCTCGCCGAGGTCCGCGCCCATCTGGACGCCACCGTCCGGCCCGACGGCTACACGGTGGGCTGGAACGTCTTTCCGGCGGGCGGGGCACACATTCCGCACGTTCACCTGCACGTCATTCCGCGCTGGAACACGGACGCCAGCGCGGGGGCCGGCCTGCGCTACTTCCTCAAGGCCGCCGCCCAGGCCGCCGAGCGACGACACAAGCACGAGGCCACCCCCATTTCCTCACCTTCCCACTCCCCGGAGGTATTCCCATGA
- a CDS encoding GNAT family N-acetyltransferase, producing the protein MTPSQIPAHTALSQMHVKLRQAAPEDFATILDLLGGCGLHTSSVTPQDSTYWIADLNGVPGGCIGLEHGEGVSLIRSTAVLPTARSQGLGRALVQSALTHASLRGDHAVYLFSQEAGDYWARFGFAPVGADELSAALPGVPQVQSGVLKGWIHSEQAWKRELNGGERT; encoded by the coding sequence ATGACCCCAAGCCAGATTCCCGCCCACACCGCGCTGTCGCAGATGCACGTCAAGCTGCGGCAGGCCGCGCCCGAAGATTTCGCCACCATCCTGGACCTGCTGGGGGGCTGCGGGCTGCACACCTCCAGCGTCACGCCGCAGGACAGCACGTACTGGATTGCCGATCTCAATGGCGTACCCGGAGGCTGCATCGGTCTGGAGCACGGCGAGGGCGTGTCCCTGATCCGCTCCACGGCGGTGCTGCCCACGGCGCGCTCGCAGGGCCTGGGCCGCGCGCTGGTTCAGAGTGCGCTGACCCACGCCTCGCTGCGCGGCGACCATGCGGTGTACCTGTTCAGTCAGGAGGCCGGGGACTACTGGGCGCGCTTCGGCTTCGCTCCGGTAGGCGCCGACGAACTCAGCGCCGCGCTGCCCGGGGTGCCGCAGGTGCAAAGCGGGGTCCTGAAGGGCTGGATTCATAGCGAGCAGGCCTGGAAGCGGGAGCTGAACGGAGGAGAACGGACGTGA
- a CDS encoding GNAT family N-acetyltransferase, translating into MTDHSVHIRLAGSQDKDTVVRVFHEAGLDTGEALAPGTTYWVMERGGQPVGAIGLEHGDGASLLRGAAVLPEARGGGLGRRLVMSAIEYAQGRGDRAIYMFSKGGDWSTFGFTQVPLAVVMGDVPDAPQVQAYRSGGERPGETTWMRDLSVGASKA; encoded by the coding sequence ATGACCGATCACAGCGTTCACATTCGACTTGCTGGCAGCCAGGACAAGGACACAGTGGTCCGTGTATTTCACGAGGCCGGACTCGACACCGGCGAGGCGCTCGCTCCGGGCACCACCTACTGGGTCATGGAGCGCGGCGGACAGCCGGTGGGGGCCATTGGCCTGGAGCACGGCGACGGGGCCTCCCTGCTGCGCGGAGCGGCGGTGTTGCCGGAAGCGCGTGGGGGCGGCCTGGGCCGGCGGCTGGTCATGAGCGCCATCGAGTACGCCCAGGGCCGCGGCGACCGCGCGATCTACATGTTCAGCAAGGGCGGCGACTGGAGCACTTTCGGCTTTACCCAGGTGCCGCTGGCCGTGGTGATGGGCGATGTGCCCGACGCGCCGCAGGTGCAGGCCTACCGCTCGGGTGGCGAGCGTCCTGGAGAAACCACCTGGATGCGGGACCTGAGCGTGGGGGCAAGCAAGGCCTAG
- a CDS encoding N-acetyltransferase codes for MTLSLDSIAVPDIHPQAPLSGRKARLSDIDAIHELIGYWAARGQMLVRSRSLLAETIRDFHLIFAAEHEGHPGGLAGVCGLHLLAPDLAEVRGLAIHPHMQGRGLGKQLVEACEHEAREIALPALFAWTYQQGFFEKCGFTRIDKTKLHPKVWSECQRCAFFENCNEIAMLRVLK; via the coding sequence ATGACCCTGTCGCTGGATTCCATCGCCGTTCCCGACATTCACCCGCAGGCCCCGCTGTCGGGGCGCAAGGCGCGGCTCTCGGACATCGATGCGATTCATGAACTCATCGGGTACTGGGCGGCGCGCGGACAGATGCTGGTGCGCTCGCGCAGCCTGCTCGCCGAGACCATTCGCGATTTTCACCTGATCTTCGCCGCCGAGCACGAGGGGCACCCCGGCGGACTGGCGGGAGTCTGCGGGCTGCACCTGCTCGCCCCCGATCTGGCCGAGGTGCGCGGCCTCGCCATTCATCCGCACATGCAGGGACGCGGGCTGGGCAAGCAGCTCGTCGAGGCCTGTGAGCATGAGGCGCGCGAGATTGCCCTGCCCGCCCTGTTTGCCTGGACCTACCAGCAGGGATTCTTCGAGAAGTGCGGCTTTACCCGCATCGACAAGACGAAACTGCATCCCAAGGTCTGGAGCGAGTGCCAGCGCTGCGCCTTCTTTGAAAATTGCAATGAGATCGCCATGTTGAGGGTGCTGAAGTAG